In Halobaculum sp. XH14, a single genomic region encodes these proteins:
- a CDS encoding metal-dependent hydrolase, with product MNERGHVVNAVLLGVGTGLLLEPTVSVAALQSVVLVGVPVVLGALFPDIDTSFGTHRKTFHNVWVLGIFVAFPYFTGNLQYVWLGITTHYALDLLGNVKGMGIFHPFPGYYDIPVGVPVTSKWADVVTLAVTAFELVIVAAIIRAGRAGVLESPLFTTLLDAVPV from the coding sequence ATGAACGAGAGAGGCCACGTCGTGAACGCGGTGCTGCTCGGTGTCGGCACCGGCTTGTTGCTCGAACCGACCGTCTCGGTCGCAGCCCTCCAGAGCGTCGTGCTCGTCGGGGTGCCAGTCGTCCTCGGCGCGCTGTTCCCCGACATCGACACGTCCTTCGGCACCCACCGGAAGACGTTCCACAACGTCTGGGTGCTGGGGATCTTCGTCGCGTTCCCGTACTTCACGGGGAACCTCCAGTACGTCTGGCTGGGCATCACGACCCACTACGCGCTCGACCTGCTTGGCAACGTGAAGGGGATGGGCATCTTCCACCCGTTCCCGGGCTACTACGACATCCCGGTCGGCGTCCCCGTGACGAGCAAGTGGGCCGACGTGGTCACGCTGGCCGTGACCGCGTTCGAACTCGTGATCGTCGCGGCGATCATCAGGGCCGGTCGCGCCGGCGTGCTGGAGAGCCCGCTGTTCACGACGTTGCTCGACGCGGTTCCGGTGTAG